Proteins from one Mucilaginibacter jinjuensis genomic window:
- the rfbG gene encoding CDP-glucose 4,6-dehydratase, which yields MSNKDLFIRSYKGKKVFVTGHTGFKGSWLITILNCLGAKILGYALEPENPQSLYRYISSDINQGSIIDDIRNRDRLINAVLNFEPDYIFHLAAQPLVRLSYSIPSETFDVNVTGTANILEAAKMLKNKCSIIVITTDKVYENKETTYAYREDDTLGGYDPYSASKAAAEIVVSSFRNSFFNINNYGAHQKAVISARAGNVIGGGDWSKDRIIPDIIRSMQTSQPIEVRNPNSVRPWQHVLEPLTGYLLAGALLNENPGLISGAYNFGPEISDHLTVEDLVNIALKCWGSGTWVYTGNESQPHEAGLLKLNIDKAKSILHWQPKLNSTQAIEWTIDWYKQKPDDILIYTINQIEHYLAL from the coding sequence ATGAGCAATAAGGATTTATTTATACGCAGTTACAAAGGCAAAAAAGTTTTTGTTACAGGGCATACCGGCTTTAAGGGCTCGTGGCTGATAACAATACTTAATTGTTTGGGCGCAAAAATATTGGGCTATGCCTTAGAACCCGAAAACCCACAATCTCTTTATCGTTATATATCATCAGATATAAACCAGGGAAGTATAATTGATGATATCCGTAACCGGGATAGATTGATCAATGCCGTTCTTAATTTTGAACCCGATTATATTTTCCATTTAGCAGCACAACCATTAGTTAGGTTATCATATAGCATACCATCAGAAACCTTTGATGTTAATGTAACCGGTACTGCAAATATTTTAGAAGCCGCAAAAATGCTGAAAAATAAATGCAGTATAATTGTTATCACAACAGATAAGGTATATGAAAATAAAGAAACAACGTATGCTTATCGCGAGGATGATACTTTAGGAGGGTATGACCCTTACAGCGCAAGTAAGGCCGCGGCAGAGATAGTTGTATCATCTTTTAGAAACTCATTTTTTAATATAAATAATTACGGGGCACACCAAAAAGCCGTTATAAGTGCAAGGGCCGGCAATGTAATAGGAGGGGGTGACTGGAGTAAAGACCGGATAATTCCTGATATTATACGGTCAATGCAAACATCACAGCCCATTGAGGTTAGAAACCCTAATTCTGTTAGGCCGTGGCAACACGTGCTTGAGCCATTAACAGGCTATTTATTGGCCGGGGCATTGCTAAATGAAAACCCCGGATTAATTTCGGGGGCTTATAACTTCGGCCCCGAAATTAGCGACCATTTAACGGTAGAAGATCTTGTTAATATTGCTTTAAAATGTTGGGGAAGCGGAACCTGGGTGTATACAGGCAATGAGTCTCAGCCGCACGAGGCAGGTTTGCTTAAACTTAATATTGATAAGGCAAAAAGCATATTGCATTGGCAACCCAAGCTCAATAGTACCCAGGCTATTGAATGGACTATTGACTGGTATAAACAAAAGCCCGATGACATTCTGATTTATACGATAAACCAAATTGAACATTATTTGGCCTTATGA
- a CDS encoding SLBB domain-containing protein, with amino-acid sequence MNLKRAITALIFFLVIIVSHTAYSQSNLADVKVDELSDTQIRQIIQKAASVGYTDNNQIAQMAVAQGLSPDEAQKLTLRIDKIKKDDNNNKDNNTSSKNGNKQFQTNDYNGRSYADSTDTSKVGKRNYENDRQKQMRDAFGNLIPKIFGEDLFKNSKISFEPNLRMATPKSYVIGPDDELLIDLTGDNEANYNLKVTPDGTIRLQYVGLISVGGLTIEEATAKIKAAMSKTYTGLRTGRSSVAVNLGNIRSIKVTIIGESVKPGSYTLSSLSTVFNALYASGGPNKNGSFRKIQVIRNSKVVANIDVYDFLLKGIQKNIRLQDQDVINIPVYDTRVEMSGEVKRPALYEALKTESLQDIINFAGGFTSQAYTANIKVLQNTNRERKIVDVDADHFTTYKPVNGDKYIIEKILDRFENRVEILGAVFRPGKYELEKGMTLKQLIQKADGLKEDAFLNRGYIARLNLDNTPALLSFDVEKIINGTQADIPLQREDKVTISSIFDLRDEYRVEIKGEVRNPGIFKYGDNMNLESLIQQAGGFNEGATPKRIEISRRVKNSDAMSTSATTAQIFTVNVDQNLKLIGDPFILQPFDIVSVRGAEGYQVQKVVKIEGEVLYPGTYTIQRKDEKISDIVKRAGGLTAMAFPEGASLRRPGPEVPKEKNKDNNNDNNINGNNTNNNNNNKDRNSVDRSKEDNEKLLNLKRLQLAQGVKDSSSLQQDSLSLRSDFVGIDLVRILQKPESRYNLLMEDGDIITVPKELQTIRVSGEVLKPINIVYKSGKSMSEYINESGGFTYNASKKGAYVVYANGSIKSTKKFLFFYDYPSIKPGAEIFVPKHPPREKFGLQGIVGLSTALASLAAILVTVLR; translated from the coding sequence ATGAATCTAAAAAGAGCTATTACAGCACTTATATTTTTCTTAGTAATAATTGTATCTCATACTGCTTACTCTCAATCCAATTTAGCCGATGTTAAGGTTGATGAACTTTCTGATACACAAATCAGGCAGATCATTCAAAAAGCCGCTTCGGTTGGTTATACAGATAATAATCAGATCGCACAAATGGCCGTTGCACAAGGCCTTAGTCCGGATGAAGCACAAAAATTAACGCTCCGCATTGATAAAATTAAGAAAGACGATAATAATAATAAGGATAATAATACATCCTCTAAAAATGGTAATAAGCAGTTTCAGACTAATGATTACAATGGGAGATCATACGCAGATTCTACCGACACCTCGAAGGTAGGGAAGCGGAATTATGAAAACGATCGCCAGAAACAAATGCGTGATGCATTTGGAAACCTGATCCCTAAAATATTTGGGGAAGATCTGTTTAAAAACAGTAAAATAAGCTTTGAGCCTAATTTGAGGATGGCAACGCCTAAAAGCTATGTAATAGGGCCCGACGATGAACTGCTGATAGATTTAACAGGTGATAATGAAGCTAATTATAATTTAAAAGTAACTCCTGATGGTACCATACGCCTGCAATATGTAGGTTTAATTTCAGTAGGTGGTTTAACCATTGAAGAAGCTACAGCAAAGATAAAGGCTGCGATGTCTAAAACATATACCGGGTTAAGAACGGGCAGAAGTAGTGTTGCGGTTAATCTTGGAAATATAAGGAGCATAAAGGTTACCATTATTGGCGAATCTGTTAAGCCCGGCTCTTACACACTATCTTCATTATCAACAGTATTTAATGCTTTATATGCATCCGGCGGACCTAATAAAAACGGATCGTTCAGAAAAATCCAGGTAATCAGAAACAGTAAAGTTGTAGCTAATATAGATGTGTATGATTTTCTGCTGAAGGGTATCCAGAAAAACATCAGATTGCAAGATCAGGATGTTATTAACATACCTGTTTATGATACGCGTGTAGAAATGAGTGGCGAAGTTAAAAGGCCGGCGTTATACGAGGCCTTAAAAACAGAGTCGCTGCAAGATATAATCAATTTTGCAGGCGGTTTTACAAGCCAGGCCTACACAGCTAATATTAAGGTTTTACAAAACACCAATAGAGAGCGTAAAATAGTGGATGTGGATGCAGATCATTTCACTACATACAAGCCGGTAAACGGAGATAAATATATCATTGAAAAAATTCTCGACCGGTTTGAAAACCGTGTAGAAATTTTAGGAGCTGTTTTTCGCCCGGGCAAATATGAATTGGAAAAAGGCATGACCTTGAAGCAACTGATTCAAAAAGCAGATGGCTTGAAAGAAGATGCCTTTTTAAACAGGGGGTATATAGCAAGGCTTAATTTAGATAATACACCTGCATTGTTATCTTTTGATGTTGAAAAGATAATTAACGGAACACAGGCAGATATCCCATTACAAAGGGAAGATAAGGTTACCATTTCTTCAATATTTGATTTGAGGGATGAATACCGGGTTGAAATTAAAGGTGAGGTTAGAAACCCGGGCATCTTCAAGTATGGAGATAACATGAACCTTGAGTCACTTATTCAACAAGCAGGTGGCTTTAATGAGGGCGCAACGCCTAAGCGTATAGAAATTTCACGAAGGGTAAAGAATAGTGATGCAATGTCGACATCGGCTACAACCGCTCAGATTTTTACGGTAAATGTTGATCAGAATTTAAAATTAATTGGCGATCCATTTATACTTCAACCGTTCGATATTGTATCAGTTAGAGGCGCAGAAGGTTACCAGGTTCAAAAAGTTGTTAAAATAGAAGGTGAAGTGTTATATCCTGGTACATATACCATTCAACGCAAGGACGAGAAAATATCTGATATTGTGAAAAGAGCCGGTGGTTTAACTGCAATGGCTTTTCCTGAAGGTGCATCATTAAGAAGGCCAGGCCCGGAAGTACCTAAAGAAAAAAACAAAGACAACAACAATGACAATAATATTAACGGCAACAATACTAACAACAACAATAATAATAAAGATAGAAACAGTGTTGACCGAAGTAAAGAAGACAATGAAAAGCTGTTAAACCTAAAACGCTTGCAGCTGGCTCAGGGTGTTAAAGACTCTTCGAGTTTGCAGCAAGACTCTTTGTCCCTAAGAAGCGACTTTGTTGGTATTGATCTGGTTAGGATTTTACAAAAGCCAGAATCGCGATATAATTTACTGATGGAAGATGGTGATATAATTACCGTTCCAAAAGAGCTCCAAACTATCCGTGTTTCGGGAGAGGTTCTTAAGCCGATTAATATAGTTTATAAATCTGGTAAAAGCATGAGCGAGTATATTAATGAATCGGGAGGTTTTACTTATAATGCCAGCAAAAAAGGTGCTTATGTAGTATATGCCAACGGATCTATTAAATCAACCAAGAAGTTTCTGTTCTTTTATGATTACCCTTCAATTAAACCTGGTGCCGAGATTTTTGTGCCGAAACACCCGCCAAGAGAAAAATTTGGATTACAGGGAATTGTAGGCCTATCAACAGCCCTGGCTTCGCTGGCAGCTATTTTAGTAACGGTATTAAGGTAA
- a CDS encoding polysaccharide deacetylase family protein: MMRKIRSIIICGFVLTTGIHSISFAKTAPRKSKADAGKTVYVKLKLNSDAPFKVSVAPLKYNKHLAFSFTLDDGYRSAFTCAYPLLNGGLVSPAIPDEYHSDQGGDGEKSDGLFYTNGCGKNVAFKLAVALNAGIVYDHPDNRARLSWAEVKTLYDAGWDILNHGYHHLSKHGTDYNTEVLQNIKVVQEKVGFTMTQFVVPGGEHDEGYEHIYEQDALKAGAYAVASYVGKGPAIDVNKPVDLKDMIYARNFLQSNKDSLDFKTIDRDLNRIDSLMKQPQPIWYNEFTHSVGDKNLWNLSMLYPEFKYYMTSIDKTYGAKGTDSIWMAPWQEVYEYIWLRDHIKVTSQQQGRNVVLKLEVPPIPANFRHTEISINIDTRTQFTVNNAAPLKMSNNGHNLLNIELGSI; this comes from the coding sequence ATGATGCGTAAAATCAGGAGTATTATAATATGCGGGTTTGTTTTAACTACTGGCATCCATAGTATATCTTTTGCAAAAACAGCCCCTCGTAAAAGCAAAGCGGATGCAGGTAAAACGGTATATGTTAAGCTGAAACTTAACTCGGATGCGCCGTTTAAGGTTAGCGTGGCGCCCTTGAAATATAATAAGCACCTGGCCTTTAGTTTTACGCTTGATGATGGTTACCGTTCGGCATTTACCTGCGCTTACCCATTGTTAAATGGAGGATTGGTTAGTCCTGCTATACCGGATGAATATCACAGTGACCAGGGAGGTGACGGTGAAAAATCAGATGGCTTGTTTTATACTAATGGCTGCGGCAAAAATGTGGCCTTTAAATTAGCTGTTGCCCTGAATGCCGGTATCGTTTATGATCATCCGGACAACCGCGCCCGCTTATCATGGGCCGAAGTTAAAACGCTTTACGATGCAGGCTGGGATATTTTAAATCATGGTTATCATCATTTATCGAAACATGGTACTGATTATAATACCGAGGTTCTGCAAAATATAAAGGTGGTACAAGAGAAGGTGGGTTTCACCATGACCCAATTTGTAGTGCCTGGCGGTGAACATGATGAGGGGTATGAGCATATTTATGAGCAGGATGCGCTTAAAGCAGGTGCTTATGCAGTAGCATCATACGTAGGCAAAGGCCCTGCTATTGATGTTAATAAACCGGTTGATCTGAAAGATATGATCTATGCACGCAATTTTTTGCAAAGCAATAAGGATAGCCTGGATTTCAAAACTATTGATCGTGATTTAAACCGTATTGATTCGCTAATGAAGCAGCCTCAGCCTATCTGGTATAATGAGTTTACGCATAGTGTTGGCGACAAAAATCTCTGGAACTTAAGTATGCTTTATCCCGAGTTTAAATATTATATGACTTCGATCGATAAAACGTATGGAGCTAAAGGCACTGATAGTATTTGGATGGCACCCTGGCAGGAAGTGTATGAATATATTTGGCTTAGAGACCATATTAAGGTAACATCGCAACAACAGGGCCGTAATGTAGTGCTTAAGTTAGAAGTACCTCCAATACCGGCTAATTTTAGACATACGGAGATTTCTATCAATATAGATACCCGCACTCAATTTACTGTTAATAATGCTGCTCCATTAAAAATGAGTAATAACGGGCACAATCTTTTAAATATAGAATTGGGTAGTATTTAA
- a CDS encoding glycoside hydrolase family 3 C-terminal domain-containing protein, whose amino-acid sequence MNILKNYAAGLSLAVLFANTVTVKAQSTQNPPQLGKNSIKEVIAAMTLQEKVTLLVGSGKAPKPKPAGNGKPGVSNGWVPEPPMIGHTETKVPGAAGNTTAIPRLGIPSMVLSDGPAGVRISPTRKGDSTHTYYATAWPVGTLLASTWDPQVVNTVGKAFGNEVKEYGVDILLAPGVNIHRNPLNGRNFEYYSEDPLVAGTIAGALINGIQSNGVGTSIKHFVANNQESNRNYNNSIVSERALRELYLKVFRIGISASNPWTVMSSYNRVNGVYTAQRKDLLTTVLRDEWKYKGFVMTDWGGGYDWIAEMNAGNDLIMPGRPDQIETLINAVQHDSLSVKVLDRNVEHMLNIILKSPSFQKYAYSNKPDLKAHAEIARKAATEGMILLKDQGHVLPISHSVKTIAAFGNATYNTIPGGTGSGEVNKAYVISIYQGLTNAGYQPDESLKNAYTQYFQNAKTGQQPRRRSFGEMPTSDSLLNATVQHNDVALITIGRNAGEGNDRNLENNYKLTAEEKQQFKTIADAFHAKGKKVIAVLNIGGVIDMNEWQDNADAILLAWQPGQEAGNAIADVLSGKVNPSGKLATTFPVNYEDVPSAKNFPGTPANHPEQVVYQEGIYVGYRYYDSFNVKPMYEFGYGLSYTDFALSNLKLSSATFNGTVTATVNVKNTGKIAGKEVVQIYVTAPAKTIDKPTQELKAFGKTRLLQPGESQQLTFIIKAADLASFHTDNSEWITDAGKYEVKAGISSRDIKQTATFNVPKSIMVEKDHKAVQPEVAIDELKAKR is encoded by the coding sequence ATGAATATTCTAAAAAATTATGCAGCTGGGTTAAGCCTTGCTGTGCTGTTTGCCAATACTGTAACGGTTAAGGCACAATCAACGCAAAACCCACCGCAGCTGGGCAAAAATTCTATCAAAGAAGTTATTGCCGCCATGACGCTACAAGAGAAAGTAACCTTGTTAGTAGGCTCGGGCAAGGCACCGAAACCCAAACCAGCCGGTAACGGAAAGCCAGGAGTAAGTAATGGCTGGGTGCCAGAACCTCCAATGATCGGCCATACCGAAACTAAAGTGCCGGGGGCAGCAGGTAATACTACGGCTATTCCGCGTTTGGGTATCCCGTCGATGGTTTTGAGCGATGGCCCGGCAGGGGTACGTATTTCGCCAACACGCAAAGGCGATAGCACGCATACTTATTATGCTACTGCCTGGCCGGTGGGTACATTGTTGGCTTCAACCTGGGATCCTCAGGTGGTAAACACTGTAGGTAAAGCCTTTGGTAACGAGGTAAAAGAATATGGTGTCGATATTCTACTAGCTCCGGGTGTAAACATCCACCGTAACCCATTAAATGGCCGGAATTTCGAATATTATTCTGAAGATCCTTTAGTGGCAGGTACTATAGCCGGTGCTTTAATCAATGGGATACAATCAAACGGGGTGGGTACATCTATCAAACACTTTGTGGCTAATAACCAGGAGAGCAACCGTAACTACAATAACTCTATTGTGAGTGAAAGGGCATTGCGCGAGTTATATCTAAAGGTATTCCGCATAGGTATCAGTGCTTCTAACCCATGGACGGTAATGTCTTCATACAACAGGGTGAACGGCGTGTATACCGCTCAACGTAAAGATTTATTAACCACGGTTCTGCGCGATGAGTGGAAGTATAAAGGTTTTGTAATGACCGACTGGGGCGGCGGATACGATTGGATTGCCGAAATGAATGCCGGTAATGATTTAATCATGCCGGGAAGACCGGATCAGATCGAAACCCTGATCAATGCCGTTCAGCACGATTCATTGAGTGTTAAAGTATTGGATAGAAACGTGGAGCACATGCTAAACATCATCCTGAAGTCGCCATCATTTCAAAAATATGCCTACAGCAACAAACCTGATCTGAAAGCCCATGCCGAGATAGCCCGTAAAGCAGCAACCGAGGGGATGATCTTATTGAAAGACCAGGGTCATGTCTTACCTATCAGCCACTCGGTAAAAACTATCGCAGCTTTTGGCAATGCTACATATAATACTATCCCGGGTGGTACAGGTAGTGGCGAGGTTAACAAAGCCTATGTTATTTCGATCTATCAGGGTTTAACAAATGCCGGTTATCAGCCGGATGAGAGTCTGAAAAATGCTTATACCCAATATTTTCAGAATGCAAAAACCGGTCAGCAGCCACGCCGCAGATCTTTTGGCGAAATGCCGACAAGTGATAGCCTGCTTAATGCAACCGTACAACATAATGATGTTGCCCTAATTACCATTGGCAGAAACGCAGGCGAAGGCAACGACCGCAACCTCGAAAACAACTATAAACTAACCGCTGAAGAAAAACAACAGTTTAAAACCATTGCCGATGCTTTCCATGCTAAAGGCAAAAAGGTTATTGCTGTATTAAATATTGGTGGTGTTATTGATATGAACGAATGGCAGGATAATGCAGATGCGATACTATTGGCATGGCAGCCCGGCCAGGAAGCAGGTAACGCTATTGCCGATGTATTAAGTGGCAAGGTAAACCCATCTGGTAAACTGGCTACTACTTTCCCGGTAAATTATGAGGATGTACCATCGGCTAAAAACTTCCCGGGTACACCGGCTAATCACCCAGAGCAGGTGGTATACCAGGAAGGTATTTATGTAGGTTACCGCTATTATGATAGCTTTAACGTGAAACCTATGTATGAGTTTGGTTACGGCTTATCGTATACTGATTTTGCTTTAAGTAACCTCAAATTGAGTTCAGCAACCTTTAACGGCACTGTTACAGCTACTGTTAATGTTAAAAATACCGGTAAGATAGCAGGTAAAGAAGTAGTACAGATCTACGTAACCGCCCCTGCAAAAACGATTGATAAACCTACGCAGGAGCTGAAAGCCTTTGGTAAAACCCGTTTATTGCAACCGGGCGAATCACAACAATTAACTTTCATCATTAAGGCTGCCGATCTGGCCTCGTTCCATACAGATAATTCTGAGTGGATTACCGACGCAGGCAAATATGAAGTAAAGGCAGGCATCTCGTCACGTGATATTAAACAAACCGCCACTTTCAATGTGCCGAAATCTATTATGGTTGAAAAAGATCATAAAGCGGTGCAGCCAGAAGTAGCTATTGATGAATTAAAAGCTAAACGTTAA
- a CDS encoding glycoside hydrolase family 16 protein, with product MKTNLPKLLPLLAIALIVSSATLPVVKKKKTQPHVKETVVFFDDFSGKTVDRSKWNVRNTEFVVNNEQQAYVDSSATVYITHGAEAEGAQNGALVIKPVFYKGFENKFGKFDFLSGRMDTRSKVEVTYGHLSARMKLPVGDGYWPAFWALGVGKWPDCGEIDIMENVGEGDWVSAAIHGPGYFGETPIVNKVYLKPGNDVSKWHVYSVDWDANAMVFKVDGEVFYRVTRPMIENYGKWAFDAPKYLILNMALGGAYPAKVNGIKSPYNGMSEKVVNEIKAGKAKVLVDWVKVTR from the coding sequence ATGAAAACCAATTTACCCAAACTGCTGCCCTTGTTGGCTATAGCCCTCATTGTAAGTTCTGCAACATTACCTGTTGTAAAAAAGAAGAAAACACAACCACACGTTAAAGAAACCGTTGTTTTCTTCGATGACTTTTCAGGCAAAACCGTCGATCGTTCTAAATGGAATGTAAGGAACACCGAGTTTGTTGTTAATAATGAGCAGCAGGCTTATGTTGATTCATCGGCTACGGTTTACATAACCCACGGTGCCGAGGCCGAAGGTGCGCAGAACGGCGCATTGGTTATTAAACCTGTTTTTTACAAAGGTTTCGAGAATAAATTTGGCAAATTCGATTTCCTTTCTGGTCGAATGGATACGCGCAGCAAAGTAGAGGTTACTTACGGCCATTTATCAGCACGGATGAAACTGCCGGTTGGCGATGGCTACTGGCCTGCATTTTGGGCATTAGGCGTGGGCAAATGGCCTGATTGTGGTGAGATTGATATTATGGAAAACGTAGGCGAGGGCGACTGGGTAAGTGCCGCCATACACGGCCCTGGCTACTTTGGCGAAACACCTATTGTAAATAAAGTTTATTTAAAGCCAGGCAATGATGTATCTAAATGGCATGTATACTCTGTTGATTGGGATGCTAATGCCATGGTATTTAAGGTTGATGGCGAAGTATTTTATCGCGTTACCCGCCCAATGATTGAAAACTATGGCAAATGGGCTTTTGATGCCCCTAAATATTTGATCCTTAATATGGCTTTGGGCGGCGCTTATCCTGCCAAGGTAAACGGTATCAAGTCGCCATATAATGGTATGTCAGAGAAGGTTGTAAACGAAATTAAAGCCGGGAAAGCCAAAGTTCTGGTAGACTGGGTTAAAGTAACACGATAA
- a CDS encoding cation diffusion facilitator family transporter yields the protein MKSRFFIYVSLIVDLLIAASKFIAAAITGSSSMLAEGIHSIIDAISQLLLILGFKLSKRRPDSTRPFGYGKELYFWSFIVSLVIFSLGGCISFYEGLTRLKNPEFEGSPNWNYITLAIAFVFNMVSMIAALKAFNQQRGRVSFWKAVVKTKDPSTIIVLLGDFGDLLGLFIAFWGVFLGRLYHNPYFDGFASMLIGLILIAISAVLIRESKSLLLGETPSPKNIRKVVALAEADEAVIKVKKHFSTYLAPEEILLQLNTVFKDNLTTRQITDAIERITKTIQAEFPFMKQIFIEPVAR from the coding sequence ATGAAATCAAGGTTCTTCATTTATGTTTCCTTAATAGTCGATCTGCTTATTGCGGCTTCTAAGTTTATAGCGGCTGCCATTACGGGCAGTTCTTCTATGCTGGCAGAAGGGATCCATTCTATCATTGATGCAATAAGTCAGCTTTTGCTGATATTGGGTTTTAAACTAAGTAAGAGAAGACCCGATTCCACAAGGCCTTTCGGTTATGGTAAAGAGCTGTATTTCTGGTCGTTTATTGTATCGCTGGTTATATTTAGTTTGGGCGGCTGCATCTCTTTTTACGAAGGCTTAACCCGCCTTAAAAACCCGGAATTTGAAGGCAGTCCTAACTGGAACTATATTACACTGGCCATTGCCTTTGTATTTAATATGGTATCGATGATTGCCGCACTCAAAGCGTTTAACCAGCAACGAGGCCGGGTAAGCTTTTGGAAAGCCGTTGTTAAAACTAAAGACCCATCAACCATCATTGTTTTACTGGGCGATTTTGGCGATCTGCTCGGTTTATTCATAGCTTTTTGGGGTGTGTTCCTGGGGCGATTATATCATAATCCATATTTTGATGGTTTTGCCTCCATGCTCATTGGGTTGATACTGATTGCGATTTCAGCAGTATTGATCCGCGAAAGCAAAAGCTTACTGTTGGGCGAAACTCCAAGCCCTAAAAATATCAGAAAAGTTGTGGCCCTGGCAGAAGCTGATGAAGCGGTGATTAAAGTGAAAAAGCATTTCTCAACCTACCTGGCACCTGAGGAGATTTTGTTACAATTAAACACTGTTTTTAAAGATAATTTAACCACCCGGCAAATTACCGATGCCATTGAAAGGATCACCAAAACTATCCAGGCAGAGTTCCCATTTATGAAGCAAATATTTATTGAACCTGTGGCACGGTAA
- a CDS encoding gluconokinase: MEQYILGIDIGTGSTKGVALNLNGVVLASSQHHYPIYQPHPNYSEQNPDLIWDAFVKCVQDVVQQLKQSPQAISFSSAMHSLIPVDENGAALSQMITWADVRSEEIAERIRASAEGEAIYKETGTPIHPMSPLCKLIWLRENEADLFNSTHKFVSIKGYIWHKLFNRFETDYSIASATGLFDIKKLTWSDAACKLAGVRLDQLSDAVNTTYMRTGLVDKSASLLNIPPTAQFVIGASDGCCANMGSYVTQPGTAALTIGTSGAVRITGPQPVYNYHAMTFNYLLDEKTYVSGGAVNNGGIAVDWLLKKFLNQSNLNSDSYQSLFKAIDGVPAGSDGLIFLPYLYGERAPIWDANSSGAYLNIQPQHGQNHFLRAALEGICFALNDVLNSLEGASTEIEQINISGGFITSQTWVQILADITGKKLMVLQSEDASAMGAIFLAMQALYPNKQLPVIEKPVLIKPNTDNHQTYTQIFPLYKKLYEDLKGSMQMLHQLKK, translated from the coding sequence ATGGAACAATATATTTTAGGAATTGATATTGGTACAGGTAGCACTAAAGGTGTTGCCTTAAACTTAAATGGTGTGGTATTGGCATCATCGCAGCATCATTATCCTATTTATCAACCCCATCCTAATTATAGCGAGCAAAACCCCGACCTGATATGGGATGCCTTTGTAAAATGTGTTCAGGATGTTGTTCAACAGCTCAAGCAATCACCGCAGGCTATTAGTTTCAGCAGCGCCATGCACAGTTTAATCCCGGTGGATGAAAATGGTGCAGCTTTAAGCCAGATGATTACCTGGGCCGATGTACGCAGCGAAGAAATTGCCGAAAGGATCAGGGCATCTGCCGAAGGCGAGGCTATTTACAAAGAAACAGGTACGCCGATACATCCGATGTCGCCCTTGTGCAAACTCATCTGGCTTAGAGAAAACGAGGCAGATCTGTTTAACAGCACACACAAATTTGTATCTATTAAGGGCTATATCTGGCATAAACTTTTTAACCGGTTTGAGACTGATTACTCCATCGCTTCGGCAACCGGCTTGTTTGATATTAAGAAACTTACGTGGAGCGATGCTGCGTGTAAATTGGCAGGTGTTCGGTTAGATCAGCTTTCTGATGCGGTTAATACTACCTATATGCGTACCGGCTTAGTTGATAAAAGCGCCAGTCTGTTGAATATCCCCCCAACAGCACAATTTGTAATAGGGGCAAGCGATGGTTGCTGTGCCAATATGGGCAGCTATGTTACCCAACCCGGCACGGCCGCCTTAACCATTGGTACAAGCGGTGCTGTGCGTATTACCGGCCCGCAACCGGTTTATAACTACCATGCCATGACGTTTAACTACCTGTTGGATGAAAAGACTTATGTAAGCGGCGGCGCAGTTAACAATGGCGGTATAGCGGTAGACTGGTTATTGAAGAAGTTTTTAAATCAATCCAATTTAAATTCAGATAGTTATCAATCGTTATTTAAAGCGATAGATGGCGTGCCAGCAGGCAGTGACGGGCTCATATTTCTACCTTATCTATACGGCGAACGCGCACCAATATGGGATGCCAACAGCAGCGGGGCATATCTGAATATCCAGCCGCAACATGGCCAAAATCATTTTCTAAGAGCTGCGCTCGAAGGCATTTGTTTTGCACTGAATGATGTATTAAACTCATTGGAAGGTGCATCTACAGAAATCGAGCAGATCAACATTAGCGGTGGCTTTATCACCTCGCAAACCTGGGTACAAATACTGGCCGATATTACAGGGAAAAAATTGATGGTGCTACAATCTGAAGACGCTTCGGCGATGGGCGCTATATTTTTGGCTATGCAGGCCTTATATCCCAATAAGCAACTTCCGGTTATTGAAAAACCTGTTTTGATAAAACCTAACACAGATAATCATCAAACTTACACACAGATTTTCCCACTATACAAAAAACTTTATGAGGATTTAAAGGGCTCGATGCAAATGCTGCACCAGTTGAAAAAATAA